One Stenotrophomonas maltophilia DNA window includes the following coding sequences:
- a CDS encoding N-acetylornithine carbamoyltransferase encodes MSPKHFLNTQDWSRSDLDALLTQAALFKRNKLGDQLKGKSIALVFFNPSMRTRTSFELGAFQLGAHAVVLQPGKDAWPIEFNLGTVMDGDTEEHIAEVAKVLGRYCDIIAVRAFPKFIDWAYDRQDVVLNSFAKYSPVPVINMETITHPCQELAHIMALQEHFGTQDLRGKKYVLTWTYHPKPLNTAVANSALTIATRMGMDVTLLCPTADYILDDRYMGWAEQNVAESGGSLKISHDIDSAYAGADVVYAKSWGALPFFGNWEPEKPIRDQFKHFIVDERKMALTNNGVFSHCLPLRRNVKATDAVMDSPQCIAINEAENRLHVQKAIMAAVAGR; translated from the coding sequence ATGTCCCCCAAGCACTTCCTGAACACCCAGGACTGGAGCCGCAGCGATCTTGACGCGCTGCTGACCCAGGCCGCGCTGTTCAAGCGCAACAAGCTCGGCGACCAGCTCAAGGGCAAGTCGATCGCGCTGGTGTTCTTCAACCCCTCCATGCGCACCCGCACCAGCTTCGAACTGGGCGCGTTCCAGCTCGGCGCCCACGCGGTGGTGCTGCAGCCGGGCAAGGATGCGTGGCCGATCGAGTTCAACCTCGGCACGGTGATGGACGGCGATACCGAAGAGCACATCGCTGAAGTGGCCAAGGTGCTGGGCCGTTACTGCGACATCATCGCCGTGCGCGCGTTTCCCAAGTTCATCGACTGGGCCTACGACCGCCAGGACGTCGTCCTCAACAGTTTCGCCAAGTACTCGCCGGTGCCGGTCATCAACATGGAGACCATCACCCATCCGTGCCAGGAGCTGGCCCACATCATGGCCCTGCAGGAGCACTTCGGCACCCAGGACCTGCGCGGCAAGAAGTACGTGCTGACCTGGACTTACCACCCCAAGCCGCTGAACACCGCCGTTGCCAATTCGGCGCTGACCATCGCCACCCGCATGGGCATGGACGTGACCCTGCTGTGCCCGACCGCCGACTACATCCTCGACGACCGCTACATGGGCTGGGCCGAGCAGAACGTGGCCGAGAGCGGTGGCTCGCTGAAGATCAGCCATGACATCGACAGCGCCTACGCCGGCGCCGACGTGGTTTACGCCAAGAGCTGGGGCGCGCTGCCGTTCTTCGGCAACTGGGAACCGGAAAAGCCGATCCGCGACCAGTTCAAGCACTTCATCGTGGACGAACGGAAGATGGCGCTGACCAACAACGGTGTGTTCAGCCACTGCCTGCCGCTGCGCCGCAACGTGAAGGCGACCGACGCGGTGATGGATTCGCCGCAGTGCATCGCCATCAACGAAGCCGAGAACCGCCTGCACGTGCAGAAGGCGATCATGGCGGCTGTTGCCGGGCGCTGA
- a CDS encoding phytoene/squalene synthase family protein has translation MSSTALDSFLDKWRSRWPEWSVAAPFVAESQRELAVAWFALLQEFDDMLNTSGDPLPADAKLAWWGEELRSWAGHRSRHPLGRLLEPVRAPWAQLAEALPDLVEARTVALDAAGAERALANYAEAVAAVEAALFADKPRTGAGRAVQLQTLAQRLQDAGVAGVPRSLLDEDASNATQRWAQHLLKGWTTRVPGPRARRVWSSLARARVAAQAAGKPIEATPVRTLLRVWWAARG, from the coding sequence GTGAGCAGTACCGCGCTGGACAGTTTCCTCGACAAGTGGCGCAGCCGTTGGCCGGAATGGTCGGTGGCCGCCCCGTTCGTGGCCGAATCACAACGCGAGCTGGCCGTGGCGTGGTTTGCGCTGCTGCAGGAGTTCGACGACATGCTCAACACAAGCGGCGACCCGTTGCCGGCCGACGCCAAGCTGGCGTGGTGGGGCGAGGAGCTGCGCAGTTGGGCCGGGCATCGTTCGCGCCATCCGCTGGGCCGGCTGCTGGAGCCGGTGCGTGCGCCGTGGGCGCAGTTGGCCGAAGCGCTGCCGGATCTGGTTGAAGCGCGCACGGTCGCGCTGGATGCGGCCGGTGCCGAGCGCGCGCTGGCGAACTATGCCGAGGCCGTGGCCGCGGTGGAGGCGGCCTTGTTCGCCGACAAGCCGCGGACCGGCGCCGGTCGCGCGGTGCAGCTGCAGACCCTGGCCCAGCGCCTGCAGGATGCTGGCGTGGCTGGTGTGCCGCGCAGCCTGCTGGATGAGGACGCCAGCAACGCCACGCAGCGTTGGGCACAGCACCTGTTGAAGGGCTGGACCACCCGCGTGCCGGGCCCGCGCGCGCGCCGCGTGTGGTCCAGCCTGGCGCGTGCGCGCGTTGCTGCACAGGCCGCAGGCAAGCCGATCGAAGCCACGCCGGTGCGCACCCTGCTGCGCGTATGGTGGGCTGCCCGCGGCTGA
- a CDS encoding MFS transporter, with amino-acid sequence MSEPATAEDTALGLLSRPGFAKLLAYRIFAMLSYQVVAVTVGWHIYEVTRNPFSLGLIGLAEVLPFFCVAPFAGYLVDHLPRRRLGMVACSGLIATALVLTGVATGWLPFEGVWPIYAAIALTGMVRAFLSPIYNALFARVLARDQFARGAGLGAVVFQAGMVAGPALGGVLVGFGGKGLSYAVATAFALVAMACLATLKVEEPVHTGPAAPIFKSIAEGARFVVGNRIMVGAMALDMFSVLLGGVVAMLPAFLHEILHHGPEGLGILRAMPALGSVCVGLWLARHPLHRNAGRVLLFAVAGFGLCVISFGLSQHFWLSALILLFYGAFDGVSVVIRSTILQLATPEEMRGRVSSINGIFISSSNELGAFYAGTMAKLLGLVPAVVLGGFAVLSVAGITAWKNPTLRKLNLRDLQ; translated from the coding sequence GTGAGCGAGCCTGCCACAGCCGAAGACACCGCGCTGGGCCTGCTGTCCCGGCCCGGCTTCGCCAAGCTGCTGGCATACCGCATCTTCGCGATGCTGTCCTACCAGGTGGTGGCGGTCACCGTCGGCTGGCACATCTACGAAGTCACCCGCAATCCGTTCTCGCTGGGCCTGATCGGCCTGGCCGAGGTGCTGCCGTTCTTCTGCGTGGCGCCGTTTGCCGGATACCTGGTCGACCATCTGCCGCGGCGCCGGCTCGGCATGGTTGCCTGCTCCGGCTTGATCGCCACCGCGCTGGTGTTGACCGGCGTGGCCACGGGCTGGCTGCCGTTTGAAGGGGTGTGGCCCATCTATGCGGCCATCGCGTTGACCGGCATGGTCCGTGCGTTTCTCTCGCCCATCTACAACGCGCTGTTCGCCCGCGTGCTGGCCCGTGACCAGTTCGCGCGCGGCGCCGGCCTCGGCGCGGTGGTGTTCCAGGCCGGCATGGTGGCTGGTCCGGCACTGGGTGGCGTGCTGGTCGGCTTCGGCGGCAAGGGCCTGTCCTACGCGGTGGCTACAGCCTTTGCGCTGGTGGCGATGGCCTGCCTGGCTACGTTGAAGGTGGAAGAACCTGTGCACACCGGTCCTGCCGCGCCGATCTTCAAGAGCATCGCTGAAGGCGCACGCTTCGTGGTCGGCAACCGGATCATGGTCGGGGCGATGGCGCTGGACATGTTCTCGGTGCTGCTGGGCGGCGTGGTGGCGATGCTGCCGGCGTTCCTGCACGAGATCCTGCACCACGGCCCGGAAGGCCTGGGCATCCTGCGCGCAATGCCGGCGTTGGGCTCGGTCTGCGTGGGCCTGTGGCTGGCCCGCCACCCGCTGCACCGCAATGCCGGCCGCGTGCTGCTGTTTGCGGTGGCCGGCTTCGGCCTGTGCGTGATCAGCTTCGGGTTGTCGCAGCACTTCTGGCTGTCGGCGCTGATCCTGCTGTTCTATGGCGCCTTCGATGGCGTCTCGGTGGTGATCCGCTCGACCATCCTGCAGCTGGCCACGCCGGAAGAAATGCGCGGACGGGTGTCGTCGATCAACGGCATTTTCATCAGCTCCTCCAACGAGCTGGGCGCGTTCTATGCCGGCACGATGGCGAAGCTGCTCGGCCTGGTGCCGGCAGTGGTGCTGGGTGGATTCGCGGTGCTGAGCGTGGCCGGGATCACCGCGTGGAAGAACCCGACGCTGCGGAAATTGAATCTTCGCGACCTGCAGTGA
- a CDS encoding SufE family protein produces the protein MTDSPFPLEPTAAEAQTAIAEEFGFFGDWSERYQYLIDLGRKLPAFPDEWKTEEHRLLGCQSMVWIVPEGNAQSLRFHAISDSAIVSGLIFLALRVYSGRSAQEILDTEPSYIQDIGLARHLSPTRSNGVAAMLAFIRETAQAQLQRDPS, from the coding sequence GTGACCGACTCCCCGTTCCCGCTTGAACCTACCGCCGCCGAGGCCCAGACCGCCATCGCCGAGGAATTCGGCTTCTTCGGCGACTGGTCCGAGCGCTACCAGTACCTGATCGACCTCGGCCGCAAGCTGCCCGCCTTCCCGGACGAATGGAAGACCGAAGAGCACCGCCTGCTCGGCTGCCAGTCGATGGTCTGGATCGTGCCGGAAGGCAACGCGCAGTCGCTGCGCTTCCATGCCATCAGTGATTCGGCCATCGTTTCCGGCCTGATCTTCCTGGCCCTGCGCGTGTACTCCGGGCGCTCGGCACAGGAAATCCTGGATACCGAGCCCAGCTACATCCAGGACATCGGCCTGGCCCGTCACCTCTCCCCCACCCGCAGCAACGGCGTGGCGGCGATGCTGGCCTTCATCCGCGAGACCGCGCAGGCCCAGCTGCAGCGCGACCCGTCGTGA
- a CDS encoding phosphoglycolate phosphatase, translating into MTTASFPRAVLFDLDGTLLDSAPDFVATCNAMLAERGRAPIDPAMLRPVVSKGSRAMVSAAFPELDVAARDALIPEFLQRYEALIGQHAVLFDGVAGMLAALDEAGTVWGIVTNKPECLARLILPQHGWQQRCAVLVGGDSLAERKPHPLPLLHAAQAIGIAAEDCVYVGDDERDIIAARAAAMPSVAALWGYRLHSDDPLAWQADVLVENAELLQLASLWPTRPAAPAQP; encoded by the coding sequence ATGACCACGGCCAGCTTCCCGCGGGCAGTGCTGTTCGACCTGGACGGCACGCTGCTGGACAGTGCGCCGGATTTCGTCGCGACCTGCAATGCGATGCTGGCCGAGCGCGGGCGTGCGCCGATCGATCCGGCAATGTTGCGTCCGGTGGTGTCGAAGGGCTCGCGTGCAATGGTGAGCGCCGCCTTCCCGGAACTGGATGTTGCCGCACGCGATGCGCTGATTCCGGAATTCCTGCAGCGCTACGAAGCGTTGATCGGCCAGCACGCGGTACTGTTCGATGGCGTGGCCGGCATGCTTGCCGCGCTGGATGAGGCCGGTACGGTGTGGGGCATCGTCACCAACAAGCCCGAGTGCCTGGCGCGCTTGATCCTGCCGCAGCACGGCTGGCAGCAGCGCTGCGCGGTACTGGTGGGTGGTGACAGCCTGGCCGAGCGCAAGCCGCATCCGCTGCCGTTGCTGCACGCCGCGCAGGCCATCGGCATTGCCGCCGAAGACTGCGTGTACGTGGGTGACGACGAGCGCGACATCATCGCCGCGCGTGCCGCGGCCATGCCGTCGGTGGCGGCGTTGTGGGGCTATCGCCTGCACAGCGACGATCCGCTGGCCTGGCAGGCCGACGTGCTGGTCGAGAACGCCGAACTTCTGCAACTGGCCAGCCTCTGGCCGACCCGGCCGGCAGCCCCGGCCCAGCCGTAA
- the yidD gene encoding membrane protein insertion efficiency factor YidD, whose protein sequence is MISRLLIALLRFYKRFISPLLGPRCRFVPSCSEYAMDAISRHGPLRGSWLGARRLGRCHPFHPGGFDPVPESPNAPSCRCTGKH, encoded by the coding sequence GTGATCTCGCGCCTGCTCATCGCCCTGCTGCGCTTCTACAAGCGCTTCATCAGCCCCTTGCTGGGGCCACGCTGCCGTTTCGTGCCGAGCTGTTCTGAATACGCGATGGACGCCATCTCGCGGCACGGCCCGCTGCGCGGCAGCTGGCTGGGTGCGCGCCGGCTCGGTCGCTGCCACCCGTTCCATCCCGGCGGCTTCGACCCCGTGCCCGAGTCTCCCAACGCCCCCTCTTGCCGTTGCACAGGAAAACACTGA
- a CDS encoding dihydroorotase, producing MSSTLITNARMVNEGRTFDGDLRIENGRIAQIGNGLAPRDGEQVVDAAGRWLLPGMIDDQVHFREPGLTHKGDIASESAAAVAGGLTSFMDMPNTNPPTLDSTILEAKYELARGRAWANYGFYHGASNDNLEAIRALDPKKAPGVKVFMGASTGNMLVDNPETLDAIFRECPTPIITHCEDTPMIDANLKAFQEKYGDALTPDMHPDIRSREACIKSTRLAMSLARKHGTRLHVLHISTADELALFEKGPLIRADGSRKQITAETCVHFLHFARPDYATKGNLIKCNPAIKEVSDREAITAALADDVLDVLATDHAPHTWEEKQKPYAQAPSGLPLVQYALVAALERVHEGKLTREQVVQKFAHAPAQLFDVEERGFLREGYFADLVLVEDVPFTVKREDVLSKCGWSPFEGTTFRSRIASTWVNGQLVWDGSTLVGEPAGQRMTYDR from the coding sequence ATGTCCTCCACCCTCATCACCAACGCCCGCATGGTCAACGAAGGCCGCACCTTCGACGGCGACCTGCGCATCGAGAACGGCCGCATCGCGCAGATCGGCAACGGGCTGGCGCCGCGCGACGGCGAGCAGGTGGTGGACGCGGCCGGGCGCTGGCTGCTGCCCGGCATGATCGACGACCAGGTGCACTTCCGCGAGCCGGGCCTGACCCACAAGGGCGACATCGCCAGCGAATCGGCCGCGGCCGTGGCCGGTGGCCTGACCAGCTTCATGGACATGCCCAACACCAACCCGCCGACGCTGGATTCAACCATCCTGGAAGCCAAGTACGAGCTCGCGCGCGGCCGCGCCTGGGCCAACTACGGCTTCTACCACGGCGCCAGCAATGACAACCTGGAGGCGATCCGTGCGCTGGACCCGAAGAAGGCGCCCGGCGTGAAGGTGTTCATGGGTGCTTCGACCGGCAACATGCTGGTCGACAACCCGGAAACGCTGGACGCGATCTTCCGCGAATGCCCGACCCCGATCATCACGCACTGCGAAGACACGCCGATGATCGATGCCAACCTGAAGGCCTTCCAGGAGAAGTACGGCGACGCGCTGACCCCGGACATGCACCCGGACATCCGTTCGCGCGAGGCCTGCATCAAGTCCACCCGCCTGGCGATGTCGCTGGCGCGCAAGCACGGCACCCGCCTGCACGTGCTGCACATCTCCACCGCCGACGAGCTGGCGCTGTTCGAGAAGGGTCCGCTGATCCGCGCCGACGGCAGCCGCAAGCAGATCACCGCCGAAACCTGCGTGCACTTCCTGCACTTCGCGCGCCCGGACTATGCGACCAAGGGCAACCTGATCAAGTGCAACCCGGCGATCAAGGAAGTGTCCGACCGCGAGGCGATCACCGCGGCGCTGGCCGATGACGTGCTGGACGTGCTGGCCACCGACCATGCGCCGCACACCTGGGAAGAGAAGCAGAAGCCCTACGCACAGGCGCCGTCGGGCCTGCCGCTGGTGCAGTACGCGCTGGTGGCCGCGCTGGAGCGCGTGCACGAAGGCAAGCTGACCCGCGAGCAGGTGGTGCAGAAGTTCGCGCATGCCCCGGCGCAGCTGTTCGACGTCGAGGAGCGCGGCTTCCTGCGCGAGGGCTACTTCGCCGATCTGGTGCTGGTCGAGGACGTGCCGTTCACGGTCAAGCGCGAGGACGTGCTGTCCAAGTGCGGCTGGTCTCCGTTTGAAGGCACCACCTTCCGTTCGCGCATCGCCTCCACCTGGGTCAACGGCCAGCTGGTGTGGGACGGCAGCACGCTGGTGGGTGAACCCGCCGGCCAGCGCATGACCTACGACCGCTGA
- the dksA gene encoding RNA polymerase-binding protein DksA, whose protein sequence is MAAKKTAKKAATAAKKTAKPVVKKLAAKPVARKPASKPVTKAASSQPAARKATAKKTPVKATKPVTKKAAAPAKAKPAAASKKAPVVKKAASKAAPVKKAAAKPVAKKAAAKPAPKAVVKKAAAKPVAKPAAKKVAAAKPVATPAAVKKVAKNVAAPAVKPTPAPVVKSAPKPAAKPAPAKPVPAKTVAVAAAQPAPKPAPAAAPAASKAPQSKNPVPVSKSPAKTAVKSDSAPKTVSRPVGKVAVAVAARSAAPAPRSKYKVVEYKTDEATGRPILPAGYKPSSEEEYMSPLQQEYFRQRLQNWRADLVEESKQTIENLREEVRDIGDEAERATRETENSLELRTRDRYRKLIGKIDSTLKRLEAGDYGYCVDTGEEIGLERLEARLTAERTIDAQERWEHLQKQQGD, encoded by the coding sequence GTGGCTGCTAAAAAAACTGCAAAGAAGGCCGCAACGGCCGCCAAGAAAACCGCCAAGCCTGTTGTGAAGAAGTTGGCGGCAAAGCCCGTTGCCAGGAAACCGGCCAGCAAGCCGGTGACCAAGGCAGCGTCCTCGCAACCGGCGGCCAGGAAGGCCACCGCAAAGAAAACGCCGGTCAAGGCAACCAAGCCGGTGACGAAGAAGGCTGCTGCGCCCGCCAAGGCCAAGCCTGCCGCTGCCAGCAAGAAGGCGCCGGTGGTGAAGAAAGCCGCCAGCAAGGCGGCGCCGGTGAAGAAGGCCGCCGCCAAGCCGGTGGCCAAGAAGGCAGCAGCCAAGCCGGCGCCCAAGGCGGTGGTGAAAAAGGCTGCAGCCAAGCCGGTCGCCAAGCCCGCGGCAAAGAAGGTCGCTGCAGCTAAACCGGTTGCCACGCCTGCCGCTGTAAAGAAGGTTGCCAAGAATGTTGCCGCGCCGGCCGTCAAGCCGACCCCGGCCCCAGTAGTGAAGTCCGCACCGAAGCCTGCTGCCAAGCCGGCTCCGGCCAAGCCTGTCCCGGCCAAGACCGTGGCAGTGGCAGCAGCCCAACCGGCCCCCAAGCCGGCCCCGGCCGCCGCTCCTGCCGCCTCGAAGGCCCCGCAATCCAAGAATCCCGTGCCCGTTTCGAAATCGCCTGCCAAAACCGCCGTGAAATCCGATTCCGCCCCGAAGACCGTGTCGCGCCCTGTCGGCAAGGTTGCCGTGGCCGTCGCCGCCCGCTCGGCGGCACCGGCCCCGCGCAGCAAGTACAAGGTGGTCGAATACAAGACCGACGAGGCCACTGGCCGCCCGATCCTGCCGGCTGGCTACAAGCCGTCCTCGGAAGAGGAATACATGAGCCCGCTGCAGCAGGAATATTTCCGTCAGCGCCTGCAGAACTGGCGCGCGGACCTGGTCGAAGAGTCCAAGCAGACCATCGAGAACCTGCGCGAGGAAGTGCGTGACATCGGCGACGAAGCCGAGCGTGCGACCCGCGAGACCGAGAACTCGCTGGAACTGCGTACCCGCGACCGCTACCGCAAGCTGATCGGCAAGATCGACAGCACCCTGAAGCGCCTGGAAGCGGGCGACTACGGCTACTGCGTCGACACCGGCGAAGAAATCGGCCTGGAGCGCCTGGAAGCGCGCCTCACCGCCGAACGCACCATCGACGCCCAGGAGCGTTGGGAGCACCTGCAGAAGCAGCAGGGCGACTGA
- a CDS encoding argininosuccinate synthase: MSNKDVVLAFSGGLDTSFCVPYLQERGYSVHTVFADTGGVDDEERDFIEKRAAELGVASHQTVNGGPAIWEGFVKPFVWAGEGYQGQYPLLVSDRYLIVDAALKRAAELGTNIIAHGCTGMGNDQVRFDLAVKALGDYQIIAPIREIQKEHTQTRAYEQKYLEERGFGVRAKQQAYTINENLLGLTMSGGEIDRWEAPGEGARGWCAPRSEWPEQALTVTLKFVEGEAVELNGKALPGDQILAQLNKLFAPYGVGRGVYTGDTVIGLKGRIVFEAPGLVSLLAAHRALEDAVLTKQQNRFKPDVARKWVELVYEGFYHDPLKTDIEAFLKSSQAKVNGEVMLETRGGRVDAVAVKSPHLLNTKGATYAQSADWGVEEAEGFIKLFGMSSTLYAQVNR; this comes from the coding sequence ATGAGCAACAAAGACGTCGTTCTCGCCTTCTCCGGCGGCCTGGATACCAGCTTCTGCGTGCCGTACCTGCAGGAGCGCGGCTACAGCGTGCACACCGTGTTCGCCGATACCGGCGGCGTGGATGATGAAGAGCGCGATTTCATCGAGAAGCGCGCCGCCGAGCTGGGCGTGGCCAGCCACCAGACCGTCAACGGTGGCCCGGCCATCTGGGAAGGCTTCGTCAAGCCGTTCGTGTGGGCCGGTGAGGGCTACCAGGGCCAGTACCCGCTGCTGGTCTCGGACCGCTACCTGATCGTCGATGCCGCGCTGAAGCGTGCTGCCGAGCTGGGCACCAACATCATTGCCCATGGCTGCACCGGCATGGGCAACGACCAGGTCCGCTTCGACCTGGCCGTGAAGGCACTGGGCGACTACCAGATCATCGCGCCGATCCGCGAGATCCAGAAGGAACACACCCAGACCCGCGCCTACGAGCAGAAGTACCTGGAAGAGCGCGGCTTCGGCGTGCGCGCCAAGCAGCAGGCCTACACCATCAACGAGAACCTGCTGGGCCTGACCATGTCCGGCGGCGAGATCGACCGTTGGGAAGCCCCGGGTGAAGGCGCGCGTGGCTGGTGCGCACCGCGCAGCGAGTGGCCGGAACAGGCGCTGACCGTGACCCTGAAGTTCGTCGAGGGCGAAGCCGTCGAACTGAACGGCAAGGCGCTGCCGGGTGACCAGATCCTGGCCCAGCTCAACAAGCTGTTCGCCCCGTACGGCGTTGGCCGCGGCGTCTACACCGGTGACACCGTGATCGGCCTGAAGGGTCGCATCGTGTTCGAGGCCCCGGGCCTGGTCTCGCTGCTGGCCGCGCACCGCGCGCTGGAAGACGCCGTGCTGACCAAGCAGCAGAACCGCTTCAAGCCGGACGTGGCACGCAAGTGGGTGGAGCTGGTGTACGAAGGCTTCTACCACGACCCGCTGAAGACCGACATCGAGGCCTTCCTGAAGTCCTCGCAGGCCAAGGTCAACGGCGAAGTGATGCTGGAAACCCGTGGTGGCCGCGTCGACGCGGTGGCCGTGAAGTCGCCGCACCTGCTCAACACCAAGGGCGCCACCTACGCGCAGTCGGCCGACTGGGGCGTGGAAGAGGCCGAGGGCTTCATCAAGCTGTTCGGCATGAGCTCGACGCTTTACGCGCAAGTCAATCGCTGA
- the cysS gene encoding cysteine--tRNA ligase has protein sequence MTLRLHNNLTRQLEPFTPLDPACPTLYVCGPTVYNYVHIGNARGPVVFGVLADLLRRRFGGLRYARNITDVDDKINTAAREQGVPISTITDRFAAAYREDMAALGVVPPDIEPEVTAHMPQIITMIEQLIANGHAYAAEGHVLFAVASFDGYGKLSRRDPEEMLAGARVDVAPYKRDPGDFVLWKPSSDDLPGWESPWGRGRPGWHIECSAMAAAHLGETIDIHAGGVDLQFPHHENEIAQSECAHGGKIFARFWLHNGMLNFGGAKMSKSLGNIERVHDLVRQHPPEALRLALLSAHYRQPLDWSDGLIEQSVRTLDRLYGTLRELASIEASAVIPASVEATLDDDLNTPQALAEVARIAADARRATDPAEQARLKGELLGAGLVLGLLQADPAQWFGTAAGDDGDDARIQGLIDERAAAKKARDFARSDAIRDQLAAEGIVLEDTPQGVRWSRKRG, from the coding sequence ATGACCCTGCGCCTGCACAACAACCTGACTCGCCAGCTCGAACCGTTCACCCCGCTCGATCCGGCCTGTCCGACCCTGTATGTGTGCGGCCCCACGGTCTACAACTACGTGCACATCGGCAACGCCCGTGGCCCGGTGGTGTTCGGGGTGCTGGCCGATCTGCTGCGGCGGCGTTTCGGTGGCCTGCGCTACGCGCGCAACATCACCGACGTGGACGACAAGATCAACACCGCTGCACGCGAGCAGGGGGTGCCGATCAGCACCATCACCGACAGGTTCGCCGCCGCCTACCGTGAAGACATGGCCGCGCTGGGCGTGGTGCCGCCGGACATCGAGCCGGAAGTGACTGCGCACATGCCGCAGATCATCACCATGATCGAGCAGCTGATCGCCAATGGTCATGCATATGCCGCCGAAGGCCACGTGCTGTTCGCGGTGGCCAGCTTCGACGGCTACGGCAAGCTCTCGCGACGCGATCCGGAAGAGATGCTGGCCGGCGCCCGCGTCGATGTCGCCCCCTACAAGCGTGATCCGGGCGATTTCGTGCTGTGGAAGCCGTCCAGCGACGACCTGCCCGGCTGGGAATCGCCCTGGGGCCGCGGCCGCCCGGGCTGGCACATCGAATGCTCGGCGATGGCCGCCGCCCATCTGGGCGAGACCATCGACATCCACGCCGGCGGCGTCGATCTGCAGTTCCCACACCACGAGAACGAGATCGCGCAGAGCGAATGCGCCCATGGCGGCAAGATCTTCGCCCGCTTCTGGCTGCACAACGGCATGCTCAACTTCGGCGGCGCCAAGATGAGCAAGTCGCTGGGCAACATCGAGCGCGTGCACGATCTGGTGCGCCAGCATCCGCCGGAAGCGCTGCGCCTGGCCCTGCTGTCTGCCCATTACCGGCAGCCGCTGGACTGGTCCGATGGCCTGATCGAGCAGTCGGTGCGCACCCTGGACCGCCTGTACGGCACGCTGCGCGAGCTGGCGTCGATCGAAGCCAGCGCGGTGATCCCGGCCAGCGTCGAGGCGACCCTGGATGACGACCTGAACACCCCGCAGGCGCTGGCCGAAGTGGCCCGCATCGCCGCCGATGCACGCCGCGCCACCGACCCGGCCGAACAGGCACGGCTGAAGGGCGAGCTGCTCGGCGCCGGCCTGGTCCTGGGTCTGCTTCAGGCCGATCCGGCACAGTGGTTCGGCACCGCCGCTGGCGATGATGGCGACGATGCCCGCATCCAGGGCCTGATCGACGAGCGTGCCGCTGCCAAGAAGGCGCGCGACTTCGCCCGTTCCGACGCCATCCGCGACCAGCTGGCCGCCGAAGGCATCGTGCTGGAAGACACCCCGCAGGGCGTGCGCTGGTCGCGCAAGCGCGGCTGA
- a CDS encoding M23 family metallopeptidase, whose protein sequence is MRSALLIGALLLAAPLFSSSPAQAQDGIGSLIDSRVVFPASASQGALVIGKVPAGSRVQYAGRQLRVSGYGSVVFGIGRDEKGPLRVQVQRPDGDSETATIAVTPRDWPTERVNGVPPKTVNPPPAIAERIKREQAQVTAARARDDDRTDFTQTFIWPVQGRISGRFGNARVYNGQPGAGHSGMDIAVPTGTPVKAPAAGIVTFAGPDLYLTGGTLLLDHGFGVSSNFLHLSRIDVKVGDRVEQGQVIAAVGATGRATGPHLHWGMNWFDTRIDPLLVLERK, encoded by the coding sequence ATGCGTTCGGCACTTCTGATCGGGGCGCTGCTGCTGGCCGCGCCCCTGTTTTCCTCATCCCCAGCGCAGGCGCAGGACGGCATCGGCAGCCTGATCGACAGCCGCGTGGTGTTCCCGGCCAGCGCGTCGCAGGGCGCGCTGGTGATCGGCAAGGTACCCGCAGGCAGCCGCGTGCAGTACGCCGGTCGCCAGCTGCGGGTGAGCGGCTACGGCAGCGTGGTGTTCGGCATCGGCCGTGACGAGAAGGGCCCGCTGCGCGTGCAGGTGCAGCGCCCCGATGGTGACAGCGAGACCGCGACCATTGCGGTGACGCCGCGCGACTGGCCCACCGAGCGGGTCAACGGCGTGCCGCCGAAGACGGTCAATCCGCCGCCGGCGATTGCCGAGCGGATCAAGCGCGAACAGGCGCAGGTGACTGCCGCGCGTGCCCGCGATGACGACCGTACCGATTTCACCCAGACCTTCATCTGGCCGGTGCAGGGCCGCATCAGCGGTCGCTTCGGCAATGCGCGCGTGTACAACGGGCAGCCCGGTGCCGGTCATTCCGGCATGGACATCGCGGTGCCGACCGGCACGCCGGTCAAGGCACCGGCCGCCGGCATTGTCACCTTCGCCGGTCCGGACCTGTACCTGACCGGCGGCACGCTGCTGCTCGACCACGGTTTCGGTGTCAGCTCCAACTTCCTGCACCTGTCGCGCATCGACGTGAAGGTCGGCGACCGTGTGGAACAAGGCCAGGTGATCGCCGCCGTCGGCGCCACCGGGCGCGCCACCGGCCCGCACCTGCACTGGGGCATGAACTGGTTCGACACCCGCATCGACCCGCTGCTGGTGCTGGAACGGAAGTAA